A portion of the Roseovarius sp. SCSIO 43702 genome contains these proteins:
- a CDS encoding cytochrome c oxidase subunit 3, with amino-acid sequence MAHEKNHDYHILNPSIWPFFGAVAGFIMLFGAVLWFHDNGPWVFLIGVVGVLYTMFGWWSDVIAESRAGDHTPVVRIGLRYGFILFIMSEIMFFSAWFWSFFKHALYPMGPDSPGVDGVWPPAGIETFDPWHLPLINTLILLCSGAAATWAHHALVHENNREDMKWGLIIAIGLGVLFTAFQVYEYSHAAFGFAGNIYGANFFMATGFHGAHVIIGTIFLFVCLLRLYRGHFTPEKHVGFEAAAWYWHFVDVVWLFLFAAVYVWGG; translated from the coding sequence ATGGCACATGAAAAGAACCACGACTACCACATTCTGAACCCCTCGATCTGGCCCTTCTTCGGGGCGGTTGCAGGTTTCATCATGCTGTTCGGCGCGGTGTTGTGGTTCCACGACAACGGCCCGTGGGTGTTCCTGATCGGGGTCGTCGGCGTGCTTTACACGATGTTCGGCTGGTGGTCCGACGTGATCGCCGAAAGCCGTGCAGGCGATCACACGCCGGTCGTGCGGATCGGGCTGCGTTATGGCTTCATCCTTTTCATCATGTCCGAGATCATGTTCTTTTCGGCGTGGTTCTGGAGCTTCTTCAAGCACGCGCTTTACCCTATGGGTCCCGACAGCCCCGGCGTCGACGGCGTCTGGCCGCCCGCGGGAATCGAGACCTTCGATCCGTGGCACCTGCCGCTGATCAACACTCTGATCCTTCTGTGCTCGGGTGCGGCGGCGACATGGGCGCACCATGCGCTTGTCCACGAGAACAACCGCGAGGACATGAAATGGGGTCTGATCATCGCGATCGGCCTCGGCGTCCTGTTCACCGCGTTCCAGGTCTATGAATACAGCCACGCGGCTTTCGGATTTGCCGGCAACATCTATGGCGCGAACTTCTTCATGGCGACGGGGTTTCACGGCGCGCATGTGATCATCGGCACGATCTTCCTGTTCGTGTGCCTGCTGCGCCTCTATCGTGGCCATTTCACCCCCGAGAAGCACGTGGGGTTCGAGGCAGCGGCCTGGTACTGGCACTTCGTTGACGTGGTCTGGCTTTTCCTCTTCGCGGCGGTCTACGTCTGGGGCGGGTGA
- a CDS encoding cytochrome c oxidase assembly protein, whose translation MAMDPNAKVVTRLVGVVVVMGALAWASVPFYDWFCRVTGFGGVTNTADAGSEEILEQTIKVRFDASKARGMPWEFKPVEREMELRIGENGLAFYEAYNPTNRPVAGQASYNVTPYEAGNFFVKVDCFCFEEQVLQPGERVLMPVSFYVDPEIVTDRDAKYTHTITLGYTFYEIDLPETQAALVQPNENDKTVN comes from the coding sequence ATGGCGATGGATCCGAACGCGAAGGTCGTGACGCGCCTTGTCGGTGTCGTCGTGGTGATGGGGGCGCTCGCCTGGGCGTCGGTGCCGTTCTATGACTGGTTCTGCCGGGTGACGGGGTTCGGCGGGGTGACGAACACCGCCGATGCGGGCTCCGAGGAAATCCTCGAGCAGACCATCAAGGTCCGGTTCGACGCGAGCAAGGCGCGTGGGATGCCGTGGGAATTCAAGCCGGTCGAGCGCGAGATGGAGCTGCGTATCGGCGAGAACGGGCTGGCCTTCTACGAGGCCTACAACCCCACGAACCGACCCGTGGCCGGACAGGCGAGCTACAACGTCACGCCCTACGAGGCGGGGAATTTCTTCGTCAAGGTGGATTGCTTCTGTTTCGAGGAGCAGGTGCTCCAGCCCGGCGAACGGGTGCTGATGCCCGTGAGCTTCTACGTCGATCCCGAAATCGTCACCGACCGGGACGCGAAATACACCCATACGATCACGCTGGGTTACACATTCTACGAGATCGACCTGCCGGAGACGCAGGCGGCCCTTGTGCAACCGAATGAAAACGATAAAACCGTGAACTGA
- a CDS encoding SURF1 family protein yields the protein MQRSVIVPVLFGAVGVAILLRLGFWQVERLGEKEAAIARIEARIAEPPVPLPDTPDPDADKYLPVTVTGDFTGEDLRVLVSLKQVGAGYRVISVMETEAGRILVDRGFVEVATAATPRPAEGVTITGNLHWPDEVDGYTPEPDTEKNLWFARDVSRMARHLDARPVLVVAAQTTEEAPVATPLRVDTAHIPNDHLEYAITWFALAAIWAAMTGYFLWRTRRRPAEGKDS from the coding sequence ATGCAACGCAGCGTGATCGTGCCGGTGCTGTTCGGAGCGGTGGGTGTGGCCATCCTGCTGCGCCTCGGTTTCTGGCAGGTGGAACGGCTGGGCGAGAAGGAGGCCGCCATCGCGCGCATCGAGGCGCGGATCGCGGAGCCGCCGGTGCCGCTGCCCGACACGCCCGACCCGGATGCGGACAAGTACCTGCCCGTGACGGTCACCGGCGATTTCACCGGAGAGGATTTGCGCGTCCTCGTGAGCCTCAAGCAGGTGGGGGCGGGGTATCGCGTGATCTCGGTCATGGAAACGGAGGCGGGACGCATCTTGGTGGACAGGGGCTTCGTGGAAGTTGCAACGGCCGCAACGCCGCGACCTGCCGAAGGGGTCACGATCACGGGCAACCTGCACTGGCCGGACGAGGTTGACGGCTACACGCCCGAGCCCGACACCGAGAAGAACCTGTGGTTCGCGCGCGACGTGTCGCGCATGGCACGTCATCTGGATGCGCGACCGGTTCTGGTGGTGGCGGCGCAGACGACGGAGGAGGCACCGGTCGCCACGCCACTCAGGGTGGACACCGCGCATATTCCGAACGATCACCTGGAATACGCGATCACCTGGTTCGCGCTGGCCGCGATCTGGGCGGCGATGACCGGCTATTTCCTGTGGCGCACCCGGCGGCGCCCGGCAGAAGGTAAGGACAGTTGA